GAGATCCGATATACTTCGATCCTGATCCTAAGTTTAGTGTTATTCTTGCCAAACTGGACCCTGTTACGGAGGGCATCTACTATTTCAGCCAGACTTCGATAGAAAGAGGTGATCATTCGTGCAACCATTTACAGAATCAGTATTGAAAGTTTTGAAACAAATTCCAGAGGGGCGCGTTATGACCTATGGACAGGTAGCAGAAGAAGCGGGAAATAAACGGGCAGCCAGGCAAGTTGCCCGTATTCTTCACTCCATGAGTCAAAAGGAAGACTTGCCTTGGCACCGTGTCGTGAATGCGAAAGGAGAAATAGTAGTGAGCGGAGAAGAGTCCTCTTTTACCCAGAAAGATTCTCTCGAACAAGAAGGCGTTTGTGTGCAAAATAATCGCGTGTCTCTTGCTCATTACCGCTATCATCCATAGGAATAAAGGATAGGAGAGAGTTTAATTAGGACTACACTAGGGGATTACCTTTATACGTACTCATTTAAGTCGTATACAAGAGAAAGGTCGATCTTATGCATCCCAAAGTAAAAAGTGTAGTCATCCAAATAGGTATCGTACTCGTAGCAGCTGGAATCATTGTTGCGCTTAATCACTATGTGTTTCACATAAAGCCTAAACAAATAGAAGAGTGGGTGAGTCAATTCGGATTTTGGGCTCCCTTTATCTTCCTACTGATCTTTGCTGTTCGCCCATTTACCCTTGTCCCTTTATCCATTATCGCGATCTCATGTGGAATCATGTTTGGTCATATCAATGGTACGATTTATATTATTATAGGGACGACACTAGGAGCTCTCACGTCTTTCATTGCTATGAAGTATTTCTTTAAAGAACTTCACTTAAAAGAGGAAGGGCAAGAGAACTTAAAAGCACTGAAGAACGATTTAGAGGAACATGGATTTAAATCTGTCTTATTTATTCGTTTGATTCCTGGTTTAAATTTTGATTTTATTACGTACATTTGCGCCAAAACTAAAGTGAACTTATTAAAGTTCTTACTAGCAACGTTTGTTGGTACGATTCCAGGATCATTAATGTTTGGTTTTTTTGGTTCAAGTCTATTATCTCTGAAGCTTGAAAACCTTATAACATTAGGGATTATCCTTCTTGTTATGGTATCTCTTGGACTCCTAATTAAGAAATCTGTTGGCAAGAAATATGATGTCGATCAGCTTAAAGAAGAAATTAAGGACTTGAAAAAATCCTCATAATAAAAACGACACTCTCCATTGAGAGTGTCGTTTTTATTTAGGCTTTCTTTTGTCTTCTCCTTTGACGCCAAAGGGTTAATTCTAAAGCATAAATACATACAAACAACCAGGAAACTCCGAAAGCAAAGCCTGCTAGAATGTCCGTTGGAAAGTGAACTCCAAGGTAAACTCGGCTAAATCCGATTAAGAAGATGAGGGCTCCTAACAAGATATTTATAATGTAGCGAATGGACTTTTTCCACCCAGTAGTTGAAACCATATAAATCATAAATCCGTAGAAGACGATAGACCCTGTGGAGTGCCCACTTGGGAAGCTGAATCCTGTGCCATCATACTGAGCAAGAACCTCAGGCCGCTGTCTTTCGAAAATAAGTTTTAAAACCTTAGTGAGTAAACTGATACCGAGCATGTTAATAGCAAAATAAACGATGACCCAGCGACTTTTCTTTGTGAAAAAGAAAATAAACAAAGCAAATAATACAGAAGCTATGGATAAAAACATAACGGACCCGAGCTCTGTCACCCATCCAAAGAAGGTCCCAAGCCATGGAGCTTGTATGCCTTGTACCCAGTCTGTTACAAGTTGGTCAAAAGCGAACTTTTCCTCCTCGATTACGTCTTCTGCGAGTTGAGCGAATAAGTAAACAGCTAGCCCAATAATGACGAACCCAATTAAAATAATAATGATCGATCGTTTAGAGAAATCTGATGGTTTAGTTCCTTGAAAGATCAAAGAGGTTACCTCCTATATAAACTTTATAAATAGTTGTTTTTCTTTTGGTTTACCCTTTTGCTGTTCTTGTAAACAGAGCAGTATTCTAAAGAATAGTGAGCTGTATTCCAATAAACTAAAGTTCTCACCGTGTTTCCTTGATCTTCCGGCGGTTCAGTCCAGTCTATACGTTGCTAAACGGGCACTTCCGCTTTTGTTTTCATCCAGCTCCAGTGCCCAGCAACTAGTAGACTTCCCGCACCTCTGGTCGATCAGTCAACATCGGATCGCCTAAGGGCTCCCCGTGTTTCCTTGATCTTCCGATGGTTCAGTCCAGTCTATACGTTGCTAAACGGGCACTTCCGCTTTTGTTTTAGCATGAATTGTGAGAAAATAATGGATATTTATAATGGAGGAGTATGATGCATGTGAGTGAACAAGGGATTATCTCGCAAACGATAGAACCCCGTACGAGGGAAACGTTAACGAACGATTTACGAGATATGGGAGTTTGTGAGGGAATGACGGTACTCGTGCATTCTTCTTTATCGGAAATAGGTTGGACAAGTGGAGGGGCTGTTGCGGTTGTTCAAGCGCTTATGGATGTGGTCACATCTAAGGGGACGATCGTAATGCCTGCTCAGTCGGGTGTGTTATCAGATCCTGCAGAATGGGAGAATCCTCCTGTACCAGAAGATTGGTGGGAAACGATTCGAAACACGATGCCTCCTTTTGATCCTGACACAACCCCCACATCAGGTATGGGGCAGATTGTTGAGGTATTTCGTTCCTTTAAAGGCGTGAAGCGGAGTAATCATCCAGCTGTTTCGTTTGTAGCTTGGGGTCGTGAGGCCGATTTTTTGATGGCGAATCATTCTTTACATAACGGATTAGGTGAATCTTCTCCCCTTAGGAAGTTGTATGACCAAGAAGCTCACCTTCTCTTTATCGGAACAGGGTACGATACTGCGACAGCTTTTCATCTCGCAGAATATCGCATCCCTTATCAGAAAAAAGTTCAAAAAGGAGCACCTATACTTGTTCAAGATGAACGCGTTTTTGCACTCTATGAAGATATCGTCTATCGTGAAGAGTTGTTTGAAGGAATTGGGCAAAACCTAGAGAAGCAGATTGCCATTACGAAAGGAAAAATTGGGTCTGCTGATTCGAAATTATTTCATATGAAGCCGAGCGTAGATTTTGCTGTGGAGTGGCTTCGTTCTTATGATCAAAAGTGAAAGTGGGAATGAGAGATGTTGAAGCAATTTGAACATGTAAGAGGGTGTAATATTTATACGAAGCGTTTTGGTTCTGGTGAGCCGATCGTTTTTTTACATGGTGGTCCCGGTGCAAGTCACCGCGTTTTTTTACCGCACATCGAACCCTTGTCAGAAGATTACGAGCTTTATTTATATGATCAAAGAGGATGTGGTCGGTCCGATGATACCGATTCTTCCTATACCATGGAAGAAGAGGTGGAAACCCTCGAAGCATTACGTAAAGTGTGGGGACTTGAACGCCTCACCCTTGTAGGGGAGTCATGGGGATCTGTCCTCGCCTTGCAATATGCCAGCACCTATCCAGCCCGTGTAAAGAAACTATTTCTAACAGCAGCGATAGGTGTTGATGCAAGAGGCTACAAAGAATTTCCTAAACAATTACTTAAGCGTATGAATCTTCAAGATCGGTTGAAGTTTTTATACCATGACCGTAAAGGACACTCCGATGAAGTAATAAAGTTAATTGAACCCTATTATGTGTATGATGAGTCTTCTTTAATCCGTAAAAAACCTTTTGGGATTCATAAGAAGGTAAACGAACAAATCGGACAAGACCTTGTAAAGCACTATAATCTTCGCCCGTTTCGTGATGAACTTCAGTCTATCCCAATACGGATCGTTCAAGGGAGTCATGACCTCTTGTCGCCCGAGAAGACCCAAAAAACAATGAAGCATGTGTTACCTCACGCTCAGTACATTCGCCTGGATGAGTGTGGACACTGGAGCTTCATTGAAAAACCCGAGATGATGAACCATTTATTACGAGAATTTGTAGAAGTAACGTAATTGGGAGGAATATAGAAATGAAAAAAGTATGGATTGGACTCATGTCACTCTTGTTCATAACCCTTGTGGCGTGCTCAGATGAAGAAGGGACGAAAGAAGAACCCCCTGAACAAGAGCCTGAAAAGACTTATGAAAAGGAGGACTTGGTTGGCACATGGAACGGAGCGATCGAGGTGCCAGATCAACCTCTGCAAATCATTGTTGAGTTTGATAAGGAGGAAGAGTTAACGGGGAATATAGATATTCCAAGACAACAGATTGAAGATTTCCCTTTAACCAATATCTCCCTAAATGAAAACGAGGTTACGTTTGAAATGGCTTTATCTGGCACCCCTATGCCCTTTAAGGGTTCAATAGAAGAAGGAAAGATTACGGGTACTTTTACGCAGTCAGGTCAAAGCTTCCCTTTTACACTTGAAAAGGGTGAAAAAACAGCTAAGCAAGAAACCCCATCAAAGGATACGTTTTTATCAATTGATACCGAAGAGGGGAAATTACAAGGTGCGCTTATGACCCCTGATGAACAATCGGAATACCCTGTTGTACTCATTATTCCAGGGTCTGGCCCAACTACACGAGACGGGAACTCTGCCATGATCCCTGGAAAGAATGATAGTCTTTTAAAAATCGCTGAAGCGCTTAAGGAAGAGGGAATCGCGAGCCTACGGTACGATAAAAGAGGGGCTGGGAAAAATGCGAGCCTCGTCAATGAATCGGATCTCCGATTTGAGCGTTTTGTTAAAGATGCAGGTATGTGGATCGAACTTCTGAAGAAAGATGAGCAGTTTACTAATATCGCAGTTCTTGGTCATAGTCAAGGTTCGCTTGTTGGAATGATGGCGGCTGAAGACTCTGATATAGATGCCTACATATCTGTGGCAGGGCCAGGAAGACCGTTTGATCATGTGCTGCTCGATCAGCTAGAGCGGGCATTGCCTGACAATCTTTATCAGAAGAGCCAGGGCATCGTTCAATCGATCCAAAACGGAGAGGTGGTTGAAGATATAGAAGAACCCTTGACCTCAACATTCAAGCCCTCTACTCAACCATTCTTAAAGTCCTGGATGAAGTATGACCCAGCTGAACAAATACGTGAACTCACAATGCCCACACTAATTGTCAACGGGACTCATGACCTTCAAGTACCGCCAGAAGAAGCGGAATTGTTGTCTGCTGCACAACCTGATGCTGAGCTCCTTTTAATAGATGGAATGAATCATGTATTAAAGAAAGCACCGAAAGAGGAATCAGAAAACTTGAAAACATATGAAGATCCTAAACTCCCATTAGCAGATGGATTTATGGACGGAATCGTATCCTTTTTAGAGGAAAGTTTTGGACAAGATTAAGAGTTTTCTTTGATGTAGAGAAAAATAAATAAGGAGGGAAGACGATGAAATTGTTGATTGCAGATCGGGATGAGAATGAAAGACTAGGAATAAGATGGCTCGTAACGTCGTCTTCTCTGCCATTTTCGACGGTACTCCTCGCTAGTACTGTGGAAGAAACAATTGCCATGTTGGAATCCGAACGACCGGACGTCGTCATACTCGAGCTTGATATGGTCCCGCGAAACACGTTTGAAGATCTCAAATGGCGTCTTGGTGACTATGTTCAAAAGGTCATTGTTACAACAACAGAAGCAACATTTGCTCGTGCAATGGAAGGGATTCAGCTCCATGTTGAACAACTGCTGGTGAAACCTCTTTCCCCAGCTCAGCTCCAAGGTCTATTAAAGAAAAGTCTGATAAAGCTTGAGCCAGAGCGTTCTATTAAGGATCCAGTACAGGAGAAAGATGATTATTTCTTTTATCATGAGCTCTTTGTGGAAGAGGCATCTATTCATAAAGAAACCTATACACTATTTTTAGTGCAACCAGATCAAACTAACTCTCTTAGATCACTTCACCATTCTTTGCAGGCCTATCCCTTTCAACAACCTGTGACGATTTTGCCGTTAAGCCAGCGAATGGCATGTCTTTACCCTTCTTTGGACCGGTCTCAAGTTGTAAACGAAGCTCGGCGTTTCTTGAGAGATTGGCACGAAACCTCTCAAGCTTCTATAGGTATAGCTTTTCCTGCAGCGGATCTTCAAGATCGAGGTATTTATCACCAGTATCAGGATGTGAAAAAAGGGATCGAGCTTTTCTTTTATACAGGATTCCAGCACGTATCAGAACCCAGAGAACAAGTTAGTTGGCGCTCCATTGACCCTTTTCTGAGCCCCGAAGAACAAGCTGAGTGGGAAGATATGCTAATGCTTGGAGATCAACAACGAATGAGAGACTGGATGTATCAATCCTTCCTTAACATGACTGCTCCATACCCGGATCCAGGTTTATTGAAAACGCGTTTAACGAGTATATTAGCTCACGTCAGACGTTATATGAAAACGCACCATCTTCACTTGGACCCTTCTATAGAGGAACAGTATCAGGGGGTCTTTCAATCGATTTTACATGACAGACTGTTGTATAAGATTGTTCAGGACATGTTATTGTTTATAAGCTATGTTGTAGAAGAGGTAGACGGGGAACGTCTCGATTACTATGACGTCGTGGAGAGTTGTTTAACCTACATAAAGTCAAACTTCGGAAACCCTGATTTATCCCTTGAGGAAGTGGCAGCATCGGTGAATCGAAATCCTTCTTATATCAGTTCTCTTATAAAAGACCGTAAGAAGCAGTCTTATCGAAAACTGCTTTTGGACATTCGGATTAATGAGGCTAAGCGTTTATTAGGCGCTTCAAGAGAACCTATTCAACAAATCGCAGAACAGGTAGGGTTCTCACAGTCCAATCATTTTAGCCGAAAGTTTAAAGAGGCAACTGGGGTGAGCCCCAAAGTCTTTCGTAATCAAAAGTTTAGATCATAACCTAATGAATCGATCATTCATGCGATAAATATGGGAGAAGGAGATACACATACACCTAATGTATGTGTATTTTTTTGTGTTGTTTCGTCATTCTAACTGCTTTTTCCATTCGGTATAGTGTAAGTAGACAGAAAATTAAGTGAAAAAGGGTGATCGATATGGAACTACTAAAAGGAAATCAGCCACTTAAAAGTCCAAAAGGTACAACACTTCATACAAAAGGATGGATCCAGGAAGCAGCTTTACGCATGCTTTTGAACAATTTGGATCCAGAAGTGGCAGAACGGCCTGAGGATCTTGTCGTATATGGAGGGATCGGCAAAGCGGCCAGGAATCAGGAATCTTTTCAAGCCATTATCAAAACACTCCAACAATTAGAGAACGATGAAACGATGCTTATCCAGTCAGGTAAGCCTGTCGCTGTATTTAAATCCCATCAAGATGCACCACGCGTGTTGCTAGCAAATTCAAACCTAGTACCAGCTTGGGCAAATTGGGAACACTTCCATGAGCTTGATCAAAAGGGGCTTATGATGTATGGACAAATGACAGCAGGTAGCTGGATTTATATTGGTAGTCAGGGAATCGTGCAGGGAACCTATGAAACGTTCGCAGAAGCTGCTAAGCAACATTTCGGTGGCTCTTTACAAGGGACCATTACGGTTACTGCAGGACTTGGGGGCATGGGAGGAGCTCAGCCTCTAGCTGTAACATTAAATGGCGGCGTCTGTATTGCGATTGAAGTGGATCGTTCAAGGATTCAAAAACGTCTGGATACAGGCTATGTCGATACGATGGTTGAAACATTGGATGAAGCAGTCCAGAAGGCTGAAGAAGCGAAGAAGAAAGGAGAGGCCCTTTCGATAGGTCTTCTTGGTAATGCTTGTGAACTTCTTCCGATTATGCTTGAACGTTCCTTCATACCAGACGTCTTAACTGACCAGACATCAGCCCATGACCCGTTAAATGGTTATGTGCCAGAAGGAACCTCGCTTGAAGAAGCTAATTCGTGGAGAGCATCTGACCCTAAGACATACGTTACTGCCTCTAAAAAGGCAATGGCCAAACATGTGGAAGCTATGCTTCGTATGCAGCAAAAGGGTGCTGTAACGTTTGATTACGGGAATAACATCAGGCAAGTAGCAAAAGAAGAAGGCATTGAGAACGCATTTGATTTTCCTGGATTTGTTCCGGCTTATATTCGTCCACAATTCTGTGAAGGGAAAGGCCCTTTCAGATGGGTGGCACTATCAGGCGATCCTGAAGACATTTATAAGACAGATGAAGTCATACTACGAGAGTTCAGTGACAATAAGCACTTGTGTAACTGGATTAAAATGGCTCAGGAAAAGATTCAGTTTCAAGGCCTCCCTTCAAGGATTTGCTGGCTAGGGTACGGTGAACGGGCTAAGTTTGGCAAGATCATCAACGATATGGTCAGAAGGGGAGAATTAAAAGCCCCAATCGTCATTGGACGGGATCACCTTGACTCAGGTTCTGTTGCCTCTCCTAACCGGGAAACTGAAGGGATGAAGGATGGGAGCGATGCAGTAGCAGACTGGCCAATTTTGAATGCGATGATTAATAGTGTTGGAGGAGCGAGCTGGGTATCTGTCCATCACGGTGGAGGAGTTGGAATGGGGTACTCCATTCATGCAGGTATGGTGATTGTCGCGGATGGAACGAAAGAGGCCGAAGCGAGATTAGAACGTGTCCTAACAACAGACCCTGGAATGGGTATAGCGCGCCATGCAGATGCAGGGTATGATCTCGCTATTCAAACAGCTAAAGAAAAAGGCGTACACATTCCAATGCTAGATCAGTAGAAGGAGGAGCAGACATGAAACCAATTTATATCCGACGTGCTAGTCAGGTGGTTGGTGCTCCGAAAGATACAGGAGCCCCTTTGACTAAGTCAGCAATGAATGAACTAAACGTAATCGAAAATGGGAGCGTGTGGATTGAGGACGGCAAGATCAAACGAGTCGCACACGATGACCAATTAATGAAGGAGTTTGGAAGCCGTGTAGATGAGGCGGAGGTCATTGACGCGAGAGGAAAGCTTGTGACGCCAGGTCTTGTGGACCCTCATACGCACCTTGTTCACGCAGGTACAAGGGAAAATGAATTTGATATGCGGTTAAACGGAAAGACATATATGGACATTATGAATGCAGGCGGTGGGATCCATGCGACGACAAAAGCCACCCGGGGAGCGAGTGAAGAGGAATTATATGAGGCAAGTTTTGAAAGACTGAATCAGTTTCTTCTACACGGAGTTACGACAGTAGAAGCGAAGAGTGGCTATGGGATGAATTTAGAAGTGGAGATGAGGCAACTTCAAGTGGCCCGTCAGTTAAACGAACATCACCCGGTCGACCTTGTCAGTACGTTTATGGGAGCCCACGTGGTTCCTCCTGAGTATAAAGAAGATAAGGATGCATTTGTTGATCTCGTTATCAATGAGATGCTTCCTGAAGTAGCTCAATCCGGACTAGCGGAATTTAACGATGTCTTCTGTGAACGCGGAGTTTTTACCCCTGAGCAGACTAAGCGGATTTTAGAAGCTGGAAAAGAATATGGGCTTTATCCTAAGATTCATGCTGATGAAATTGAACCCTACAAAGGAGCAGAACTTGCCGCTGAAGTCGGGGCTGTTTCGGCTGATCATTTGCTACGTGCTTCTGATGAAGGGGTCCGGCAAATGGCAGACCGCGGCGTAATAGGTGTACTGTTACCTGGAACAGCCTTTTTCTTAATGGCTGATAGCGCAAATGGACGCGGTATGATTGATGCTGGTGTGCCGGTAGCGTTGTCGACGGATTGCAATCCAGGTTCTTCTCCAACCGTTTCTCTTCCTCTAATTATGAATCTTGGCTGCTTAAAGATGGGCATGACGCCTGCTGAAGTGTTAAACGCAGCTACTGTAAATGCAGCTCATGCGATTCGACGTGGTAATGTAGCGGGTTGTTTACAAGAGGGGAGACAAGCGGATGTTGTGATCCATAATACCCCGAACTTTATGCAGCTACAGTATCGCTACGGGGTCAACCATACAGATACGGTTATTAAATCTGGAAAGGTGGTTGTAAAGGAGGGTGCTCTTCTATGAGAGACTACCCGTATCCACAGCTCGAGCGGCCTTCTTTTAAATGGAACAGGGCAACAGCTGAGGATCCAAAAGTTCATGAGTGGATTAAAACGATACCAGAAGACGGGGAAGTGGACTGGAGCTCGGTGGATGTGACCTTGCTCGGAGTGCCGCTCAGCCGGTCCTCAATCAGTGCCTCCGCTGCAAGTGAGAATCCAGATGCGATGCGGAGAGCCTGGAAGTCGTTTTCGACCTATAACATTGATTATGATAGAGATCTTTCCACCTTAACCGTGATGGACCTTGGTGATACAAGGCAGCACGTAACGGATATAGAAACTTGCCACAAGCACATTACAGAAGCAATGGAAGCAGGGCGTAAGGTGCACCCGCATACGCTTCCATTGACGCTTGGAGGAGATCATTCCATTACAGCGATGCTCATTAAAGGAATGAAACGAGCCGAGCCTGAAGAGCGGATAGGACTCCTGCAATTTGATACGCACTTTGACTTGAGGGACTTAGAAACATTTGGACCCGCGAATGGAACGCCTGTAAGGAATTTGATTGAGAGCGGGACCATAAAAGGGGAAGATGTGTACAATATTGGTCTGCATGGCTTCTTTAATGGAAAATCACTTAAAACTTATGCCGATCAGGTAGGCTTGAATTATGTAACGATGAGAGAAGCAAGGACAAAAGGAATCGAGTCGGTAGTGACAGAAGCGATAACAGAACTCTCGCAAAAAGTCGATCGCATCTATATGACCGTCGACATGGATGTACTCGATATAACCCAAGGTCCTGCAGCTCCAGCCGCAACACCAGGGGGAATGCGAACCGATGAGCTATTTGAAGCTGTCACACTAGCCGGGAAATCCCCGCACATCAAAGCAATGGACATCGTCTGCCTAGACCCGACAAAAGACGTGGCAGACTTCACCGTAAAAGCCGCCGTCCACACCATGCTCTCCTTCCTAACAGGCATGACAATGAGAAACACATGAATGCTTTAGTGAACAAAAGCGTGCCAGACACCCGTCAGTGCTTCACAGCACGAAAGGGTGTCTGACACGCTTAAAGAGTAGTCTCACAGAGGATAATCTATATGGAATATTTTCTGAATATTCAATTTAATATAAGGGGGAAAGAGAAATTGGGGAATACGAATCTTCAAACTTCCAATAAAAATACGGAGTTAGTAGTA
The nucleotide sequence above comes from Pontibacillus chungwhensis. Encoded proteins:
- a CDS encoding helix-turn-helix domain-containing protein, producing MKLLIADRDENERLGIRWLVTSSSLPFSTVLLASTVEETIAMLESERPDVVILELDMVPRNTFEDLKWRLGDYVQKVIVTTTEATFARAMEGIQLHVEQLLVKPLSPAQLQGLLKKSLIKLEPERSIKDPVQEKDDYFFYHELFVEEASIHKETYTLFLVQPDQTNSLRSLHHSLQAYPFQQPVTILPLSQRMACLYPSLDRSQVVNEARRFLRDWHETSQASIGIAFPAADLQDRGIYHQYQDVKKGIELFFYTGFQHVSEPREQVSWRSIDPFLSPEEQAEWEDMLMLGDQQRMRDWMYQSFLNMTAPYPDPGLLKTRLTSILAHVRRYMKTHHLHLDPSIEEQYQGVFQSILHDRLLYKIVQDMLLFISYVVEEVDGERLDYYDVVESCLTYIKSNFGNPDLSLEEVAASVNRNPSYISSLIKDRKKQSYRKLLLDIRINEAKRLLGASREPIQQIAEQVGFSQSNHFSRKFKEATGVSPKVFRNQKFRS
- a CDS encoding aminoglycoside N(3)-acetyltransferase, producing the protein MSEQGIISQTIEPRTRETLTNDLRDMGVCEGMTVLVHSSLSEIGWTSGGAVAVVQALMDVVTSKGTIVMPAQSGVLSDPAEWENPPVPEDWWETIRNTMPPFDPDTTPTSGMGQIVEVFRSFKGVKRSNHPAVSFVAWGREADFLMANHSLHNGLGESSPLRKLYDQEAHLLFIGTGYDTATAFHLAEYRIPYQKKVQKGAPILVQDERVFALYEDIVYREELFEGIGQNLEKQIAITKGKIGSADSKLFHMKPSVDFAVEWLRSYDQK
- the hutI gene encoding imidazolonepropionase, translated to MKPIYIRRASQVVGAPKDTGAPLTKSAMNELNVIENGSVWIEDGKIKRVAHDDQLMKEFGSRVDEAEVIDARGKLVTPGLVDPHTHLVHAGTRENEFDMRLNGKTYMDIMNAGGGIHATTKATRGASEEELYEASFERLNQFLLHGVTTVEAKSGYGMNLEVEMRQLQVARQLNEHHPVDLVSTFMGAHVVPPEYKEDKDAFVDLVINEMLPEVAQSGLAEFNDVFCERGVFTPEQTKRILEAGKEYGLYPKIHADEIEPYKGAELAAEVGAVSADHLLRASDEGVRQMADRGVIGVLLPGTAFFLMADSANGRGMIDAGVPVALSTDCNPGSSPTVSLPLIMNLGCLKMGMTPAEVLNAATVNAAHAIRRGNVAGCLQEGRQADVVIHNTPNFMQLQYRYGVNHTDTVIKSGKVVVKEGALL
- a CDS encoding agmatinase family protein, which encodes MRDYPYPQLERPSFKWNRATAEDPKVHEWIKTIPEDGEVDWSSVDVTLLGVPLSRSSISASAASENPDAMRRAWKSFSTYNIDYDRDLSTLTVMDLGDTRQHVTDIETCHKHITEAMEAGRKVHPHTLPLTLGGDHSITAMLIKGMKRAEPEERIGLLQFDTHFDLRDLETFGPANGTPVRNLIESGTIKGEDVYNIGLHGFFNGKSLKTYADQVGLNYVTMREARTKGIESVVTEAITELSQKVDRIYMTVDMDVLDITQGPAAPAATPGGMRTDELFEAVTLAGKSPHIKAMDIVCLDPTKDVADFTVKAAVHTMLSFLTGMTMRNT
- a CDS encoding phosphatase PAP2 family protein, whose amino-acid sequence is MIFQGTKPSDFSKRSIIIILIGFVIIGLAVYLFAQLAEDVIEEEKFAFDQLVTDWVQGIQAPWLGTFFGWVTELGSVMFLSIASVLFALFIFFFTKKSRWVIVYFAINMLGISLLTKVLKLIFERQRPEVLAQYDGTGFSFPSGHSTGSIVFYGFMIYMVSTTGWKKSIRYIINILLGALIFLIGFSRVYLGVHFPTDILAGFAFGVSWLFVCIYALELTLWRQRRRQKKA
- the hutU gene encoding urocanate hydratase, with the protein product MELLKGNQPLKSPKGTTLHTKGWIQEAALRMLLNNLDPEVAERPEDLVVYGGIGKAARNQESFQAIIKTLQQLENDETMLIQSGKPVAVFKSHQDAPRVLLANSNLVPAWANWEHFHELDQKGLMMYGQMTAGSWIYIGSQGIVQGTYETFAEAAKQHFGGSLQGTITVTAGLGGMGGAQPLAVTLNGGVCIAIEVDRSRIQKRLDTGYVDTMVETLDEAVQKAEEAKKKGEALSIGLLGNACELLPIMLERSFIPDVLTDQTSAHDPLNGYVPEGTSLEEANSWRASDPKTYVTASKKAMAKHVEAMLRMQQKGAVTFDYGNNIRQVAKEEGIENAFDFPGFVPAYIRPQFCEGKGPFRWVALSGDPEDIYKTDEVILREFSDNKHLCNWIKMAQEKIQFQGLPSRICWLGYGERAKFGKIINDMVRRGELKAPIVIGRDHLDSGSVASPNRETEGMKDGSDAVADWPILNAMINSVGGASWVSVHHGGGVGMGYSIHAGMVIVADGTKEAEARLERVLTTDPGMGIARHADAGYDLAIQTAKEKGVHIPMLDQ
- a CDS encoding TVP38/TMEM64 family protein; translation: MHPKVKSVVIQIGIVLVAAGIIVALNHYVFHIKPKQIEEWVSQFGFWAPFIFLLIFAVRPFTLVPLSIIAISCGIMFGHINGTIYIIIGTTLGALTSFIAMKYFFKELHLKEEGQENLKALKNDLEEHGFKSVLFIRLIPGLNFDFITYICAKTKVNLLKFLLATFVGTIPGSLMFGFFGSSLLSLKLENLITLGIILLVMVSLGLLIKKSVGKKYDVDQLKEEIKDLKKSS
- a CDS encoding MGMT family protein — its product is MQPFTESVLKVLKQIPEGRVMTYGQVAEEAGNKRAARQVARILHSMSQKEDLPWHRVVNAKGEIVVSGEESSFTQKDSLEQEGVCVQNNRVSLAHYRYHP
- a CDS encoding alpha/beta hydrolase family protein, translated to MKKVWIGLMSLLFITLVACSDEEGTKEEPPEQEPEKTYEKEDLVGTWNGAIEVPDQPLQIIVEFDKEEELTGNIDIPRQQIEDFPLTNISLNENEVTFEMALSGTPMPFKGSIEEGKITGTFTQSGQSFPFTLEKGEKTAKQETPSKDTFLSIDTEEGKLQGALMTPDEQSEYPVVLIIPGSGPTTRDGNSAMIPGKNDSLLKIAEALKEEGIASLRYDKRGAGKNASLVNESDLRFERFVKDAGMWIELLKKDEQFTNIAVLGHSQGSLVGMMAAEDSDIDAYISVAGPGRPFDHVLLDQLERALPDNLYQKSQGIVQSIQNGEVVEDIEEPLTSTFKPSTQPFLKSWMKYDPAEQIRELTMPTLIVNGTHDLQVPPEEAELLSAAQPDAELLLIDGMNHVLKKAPKEESENLKTYEDPKLPLADGFMDGIVSFLEESFGQD
- a CDS encoding alpha/beta fold hydrolase, whose protein sequence is MLKQFEHVRGCNIYTKRFGSGEPIVFLHGGPGASHRVFLPHIEPLSEDYELYLYDQRGCGRSDDTDSSYTMEEEVETLEALRKVWGLERLTLVGESWGSVLALQYASTYPARVKKLFLTAAIGVDARGYKEFPKQLLKRMNLQDRLKFLYHDRKGHSDEVIKLIEPYYVYDESSLIRKKPFGIHKKVNEQIGQDLVKHYNLRPFRDELQSIPIRIVQGSHDLLSPEKTQKTMKHVLPHAQYIRLDECGHWSFIEKPEMMNHLLREFVEVT